The window CATGCAGAACGGGACCTGGAAAATACAGGCTAAACTTGGCCAGAACCAATCCAGAAAGGGTGCTAACGGCTATTCAACCACCGGTTATTTTACCAAGAAACTGGTAAACTGGAATTTTGTGATCTTGCCTGATTATGGTTTCACCCAGGAAATTTACGCCTGGCCGATGATACGCCTGGCCGATGTTTACCTGATGTACGCGGAGGCACTTAATGAACAAAGCGGTCCTTCTCCCGAAGCATATAATTATATCAACCTGGTCAGGAGCAGGGCCGGGCTTCCCACCGTGCAGGAATCGTGGACCAATTATTCCACCAATCCCGGAAAGTTTTTAACAAAAGATGGTTTCAGGGATATTGTCCAGCAGGAAAGATCAATTGAGTTTGCCTTTGAAGGTCACAACTTTTGGGACCTGCGCAGGTGGAAGAAAGCCCCTGCCGCCCTCAATAGTGCAGTATATGGCTGGGACATAGAACAGGCGAACGCATCTACTTATTACAGACGGAAGCTGCTTTTCAATCAGAAATTTGTAGCGCCGCGTGATAATTTCTGGCCAATAAGTGAAGGTAATCTGATAATCAACCGTAACCTGGTTCAAAACATCGGGTGGTAGTATTAAAATAAAAACATGAAAACATTTAAAATATTAATATGGCTATGTCTGGCAGCCTCCGCGCTTCACAGCTGTAAACGGGATCAGCTCAGACCTGTTGAAAGTGATAAAACTGCGCCGGGTACGGTTGCCAATGTAAAAGCAGAAAGCAGGCCGGGTAGCGTAAAATTGACCTATACTTTACCCTCGGATCCTGATTTGTTGTATGTGCTGGCAGAGTACACCAATAAATATGGAAAGGTGATCCAGTCCAAAGCTTCTTATTATACCGATTCACTGATCGTTGATGGTTTCGCTGATTCGGCCAGTCACCGGATGACCGTATACGCTGTTGACAGAAGCGAGAACAAATCGGCCCCGGTAACATTAGATGTGCGGGCTCAGGCGCCTCCCGTTTTTGGTGTGAAGGGAAGTCTTATACTGGCGGAAGATTTTGGCGGGATAAATATTACCTACTCAAATCCGAACGAGGCCGATATTGCCATTGTGGTATCTTATAAAGATTCATTAGGCTATTTTGTTACCAGGGAGACTAATTATACCCGGTTAAAGCAGGGCTCATTTACATCACGTGGTTTTGCATCCAAAGAAACCGTTTTTGGTGTTTATATCCGTGACCGGTGGAATAACAGGACGGACACTGTTTTTAAAACGCTGACGCCGATTTTCGAAAAGGAACTTGATAAGTCGAAATTCAAAACGGTGATCCTGCCGACAGACATCGGCGATTACGGCAACGGCTTGGTGATCTCTAATCTTTGGGATAAAATCATATCAGCTGATGCCAACATGTGGCATTCCCGGGGCGACGCGGGTATGCCAATGCACATCACCTTCGAGCTTGGGGTAACGGCCAAATTAAGCCGTTTTGTTTTATGGCAAAGACCAGGGCCATATATATTCAATCACGGTAATCCAAAACGATATGAGCTATGGGGATCGGTAAATCCTCCTGTAGACGGCAGCTTTAATAACTGGACGCTCCTGAAGTCCTGTGTTTCCGTTAAGCCTTCAGGCCAGGCCCCGGGTGTCAACAGCCAGGCAGATGTGGATGCGGCAGCGCGTGGCGAAGAATGGAACGTTCCGCTCGACGCGCCCAAAGTAAGATATATCAGGGTTGTCATCTTAGAAAACTGGATCGCGGGTCCTCAGGCGCATATTGCGGAGATGAGTTTTTTTGGGAACGACAATTAGGTTTAAACAGCAACCCGGTTTAAGCGGGCTAAATAAAAAAAAATGAAATCAATGAAAAAATATGGGTTACTCGTTATTTCGGCTGTTTGCTGCGTAATGCTTTCAGCTTGTTCGAAAATGGACGAGTACAAAAAGTTCAGCGCGGGTAAGGAGGTACTTTATACCGGCAAGCCCGATTCAGTAACAGCCTATTCAGGAAAAAAACGGATTAAATTAGTTTGGCAGCGTACATCTGATCCAAAGGTTAGTATGACACGTGTGTACTGGAACAACAGAACTGATTCTGTCGATGTTACGGTCAGCAAATCTGTAAGCAGTACGAAAAGAGATAGTTTAATGATTGCTAACCTGACAGAAGGTAATTATAACTTTGAGCTGGTTGATTATGATGCGGCAGGAAACCGTTCGGTTGTAAGCAGGGTATCGGGTTCCGCTTACGGCGATACCTTTGAAAAATCCTTGTTGAACAGGGCTGTCCAAAGTTTCGGAAAGCAGTTTGACCTCGCAGGAAGCACGGCTTTGAACTGGTATGGTTCGGACGCGCAATCCATTGGGGTGGAAGTAACTTACCAGGATAATGCAAAAGTAAGCCATAAAGTAATTGTCAAACCATCAGACAATGTCACCTTCCTGGCCAATTACGATGCGACGGCGCCGATCAGTTACCGTACGATGTTTTTGCCTGACTCTACTGCCATAGATACATTTTATGCGGCGGCTGTTCAGAAAACAGTGGATGACCCCAATCAGATTATTATCAAGAACTCCGGATATCCCTTTAAACCGGGAAAGAATGGCGGACGCTGGAGTGATATCGCGGACTGGGTTACGACTGATTCGGAGAAGAACCATGGCGGCGTCGGAGGGCTTGATAACCTGAACACAAGCACGGAGAATTACATGTCATTTGAATTCTGGGGAACGCCGCAGATCATCAATGGTAAAATATACCAAACAGGTTTGTTAAGTCCGGGATCCTACCGGCTGGTTGTTAGTATATCTAATATCAATAACAACCTTGAGAATTCCTTTTTAAGTATCGCGAAGGGAGGTTTCATTCCGGACGTCGCCGATATCAGCAGTTCCCTCGCCAATATCAAGCTTACTAACGGCTCCATGAATAATAAAGATCTAACCTTGTCCTTCAGTTTAACACAGCAAGAACTGGTTTCACTTGGCGTGGTGTGTACCATGCAGTTTGTCAATGAAAGCAGCCTGAGGATAAAGCAGTTCAGATTGTATAAGGATAAATAAGCTTGCTGCGCGATACCGCTTGAGATTTGAGAGAAGATTTTAAGTAAAAACATGGCCCCCAAAAAAGTTAAGTACTATTTGGGGGCATTTTTATGGATAAATAAAACAGGCAGTATTTAAGCCCAAGCTTGTCAATGACCCGTTCCTCCGTTCCCGTACGTATAACAAGCTTTCATTTGTGTACAGCAGTTAGACTTTCCGGATTTGGAGGCAATACAAATACCACCATTAAATATGGGATGAACCTACGATCTCCACTTTTTAAAAACGGTGCGCAGTTGCGTGCAATCAGTTCTCCCGAAAGCTCTTTTCCCGGGACGCGGGGGAATCAAAATAAAGTTGTGTTCCTTCAAACGTATGCAGGTCCATACTGCAAATATCAATTCTAATAGTTCTGATCGGGGCATGACCATTCCTTTATTAAAGGTCTTACATGAAGCTTAAATGTAAATTTGCCACTTTCTTCAAAACCATTATTTGGATGTTTTTATTTTAAAGCTGAAAAATCTGTTCCATAATTACCCATTTTTCACCCGCTTTTGCCCAGGGTAGTGGTTGCTGGAATTTCCACATTAACTGTTCCCATTCCTGTACTTTTGGATTAACTGCATCCATTTCTTCTTTCTTTGCAGCCTCATATTGGTCGCTTGTTTCCATGATCATAAATAAGCGGTTGCCTGTACGGTAGATTTGCATATCTATAATTTTAGCATCAAGTATACTTTTGCGTATTTCCGGCCAGCCATTTTCCGCCTTGTGCCAATGTTCATATTCTGCTATCAGCTGCGGATTGTCCTTTAGATCAAGTGCCAGGCAGTATCTTTTCATATTTTGTATTAAATTAAAAGTTGGGGAATATCGTGTCAATTAAGCCTCGTTTTATCATATCTTCCCAAAATGCTGCCGGGATTTTCAAAGTGGTCATAGCTGCATATTGTGATATTCTTTCTGCGTTGGTAGTATTTAACGCAACACTCTTTACGCCAGGAGCACTGAGCCCAAATACAACACACACTTCTACCGGCTTTAATTCATAATCGGTGCATAACTGATAAAACACCTCCCGCCAGTTATAAAAGCGTTTGTCTTTTAATGGGGCCTTCAGTTGGTAGTTATAATAAGCTGATCCTGTTAGAAAGCCTCCGTTAAAAACCGCAGAATTAATAATTATGATCTCCTGCTTTTCAAGTTCACGCATAAATTCCACTAATTCTCCGGGATGACTGTGGATTGTCATACTATTAGCTATCATGACCCAATCCAGCTTTATATCAAGCGTTATTTTTTTAATGGTCTTCCAATCCTTGGAACCTACACCAATGGCCTTTACTTTACCTTGTTCCTTTAATTCATGTAAAGCCCGGTAAGCTTCCAGTATACCGTTATAGCGTTGTGCTTGCTCAGACGCATCCTTTGCTGCGGCAAGATACTCATCCGGGTCATGTACTGATACCAGTTGGGCCGGATAGTTGCCGAGCAGCTCGTTTCCCTGCTCGTAACATTCCAGGATACCGGCATAACTTATCTTTTGAACCGCATCATATTTCAGGTCTCGCCATACGCCGGGTTCAAAAGTAGGTTCGGTGGTTTTTAACGCTGTACGCAGCCAGCCCAGTTTATTACTGATCAATACCTCTGAAGGGTTAACATTCAAATGCTTTAAGGATCTTCTCAGCGATTCCAGCGCTAACCCGGCGCCATATTTACCGGCCGAATCAAATACTACTGGTTTTGAGGAACATCTTACACTTTCGCCAACAATAGCACACTTTGCTTCATCAGAAAGCGCGACATATAAATTCCCTAACCCACTGGTCCCGAAAATCACTTTGGGTAATTCTATTTTTTGCATATACTATGAGTGCCCTAATGTTAAAAAACGTTATAAGCGGATAAACACCCAGGCTTCAGCTTTACGCGATGTCCTTCCTCCCCAAAAAAATGCAACCACCGCAAAACAAACTAATGGCACGATATAACCGTATGGACTATCAACCGTATAACTGATGTAACAAAACGGCCTCGTAAAATGCCACCGCCAACGATAGGCCTAATGATCAGACTGCTGCCGAACTCCGTATTTTCTTTTAATTCTTTAATGCCCACTGCTAAGATATTGGGAACATAATGGCCATGAAAAAACAGATAACGGTGACCATATCTACAGTCATCATACTATGGCCCAGAATGACGATCAGGCAAAGTGAAACATTGTTCGCGCAGTAGCTAATGAGGCTTTTTTTTTAAATTCCCCGCCGTTGCCGCTCATAAACTGCTCACTAATTGGTATAATTTGCCCTTTTGAGTATTGATCACCAACTCATAGCCATCCTTTGTTTTTACCGCTGAGGTATTTAAGCCTTTAACAGTGAGTTTTGATTTGGAGATGATATGGCAGGTGCCTCCTGTTTTTGATAAGATTTCGGCATTTACGACCCTACCCGCGGCCCATTTCATGTTCACTACAAAAGCCCCTCTTGCCACAAGGCCTTTTACTTCGCCATTAGCCCAGGCATCCGGCAGGGCTGGCAACAGTTGTACATCACCATTTTGGCTTTGCAGCAGCATTTCGGCCAGACCGGAGGTACCGCCAAAGTTTCCATCAATCTGGAAAGGTGGATGTGCATCAAACATATTTGGATAAAGTCCTCCGCCCTCACTGTAGTTATAGCCACTTTCGCCGGTTAAGCGCAGCAGGTCGCGGTATAACTTGTAAGCATGGTTGCCATCTTGTAGCCTTGCCCAAAGGTTTACCTTCCAGGCCAGGCTCCAGCCGGTGCTTTCGTCGCCGCGTAGTTCTAACGTTCGTTTCGCTGCTGCCGCTAATTCCGGGTTAGTGGCTATTGAAATTTCATTAGCAGGATAAACAGAATACAAGTGCGATACATGGCGGTGATGCGGATCGGACGATTCCTGATCTTTATACCATTCCTGTAGCTGACCTTTTGAACCGATTTGGTATGGAATAAGTTTAGCTTTTTTGGCGATAAGTGTATCCCTAAAAGCGGCGTCAACACCCAAAACTTTGCTTGCAGCAATGAGGTTATCAAACAGATCGCGGATGATGCCCATATCCATTGTGGTAGATACAGAAACATTACTCGTTTTTCCTGGGGCATAAATAAAATCATTTTCGGGCGACATGGACGGCGCGGTTACTAAATGGCCCTGGCCATCAGGCACCAGCCAATCAAAAGTAAACTCGGCTGCACCTTTCATCAAAGGGTATGCTGTATTTTTCAGAAACTGTTTATCACCGGTGTATAAATAGTGTTCCCAAAGGTGGCGGGTAAGCCAGTCGCCCCCCATTGGCCAGTTGGCCCATGCAGGGTCGCCATGACCAAGATCCCCTACCGGGTTAGCCAACGCCCAGAGATCCGTATTGTGATGCGTCACCCAACCCTTAGCGTGATAAAAATCTTTGGCCACTTCGGTGCCGGTTTCTGACAGCCCCTTGATCAGGTCAAATAAAGGCTGATGCATTTCAGACAGGTTACAATCCTCGGCCATCCAATAGTTCATCTGCACGTTGATGTTGCTGGTATAGTTTGAGCTCCACGGCGCACGTAATTCCTTATTCCAGATACCTTGCAGGTTGGCAGGCACGCCCGGAGTTCTTGAACTGCTGATTAACAAGTAACGGCCATACTGAAAATACAAAGCTTCAATACCGGGATCAGCACCCTGGTTTTTA is drawn from Mucilaginibacter ginsenosidivorax and contains these coding sequences:
- a CDS encoding L-rhamnose mutarotase; this translates as MKRYCLALDLKDNPQLIAEYEHWHKAENGWPEIRKSILDAKIIDMQIYRTGNRLFMIMETSDQYEAAKKEEMDAVNPKVQEWEQLMWKFQQPLPWAKAGEKWVIMEQIFQL
- a CDS encoding DUF5000 domain-containing lipoprotein → MKTFKILIWLCLAASALHSCKRDQLRPVESDKTAPGTVANVKAESRPGSVKLTYTLPSDPDLLYVLAEYTNKYGKVIQSKASYYTDSLIVDGFADSASHRMTVYAVDRSENKSAPVTLDVRAQAPPVFGVKGSLILAEDFGGINITYSNPNEADIAIVVSYKDSLGYFVTRETNYTRLKQGSFTSRGFASKETVFGVYIRDRWNNRTDTVFKTLTPIFEKELDKSKFKTVILPTDIGDYGNGLVISNLWDKIISADANMWHSRGDAGMPMHITFELGVTAKLSRFVLWQRPGPYIFNHGNPKRYELWGSVNPPVDGSFNNWTLLKSCVSVKPSGQAPGVNSQADVDAAARGEEWNVPLDAPKVRYIRVVILENWIAGPQAHIAEMSFFGNDN
- a CDS encoding aldo/keto reductase, with protein sequence MQKIELPKVIFGTSGLGNLYVALSDEAKCAIVGESVRCSSKPVVFDSAGKYGAGLALESLRRSLKHLNVNPSEVLISNKLGWLRTALKTTEPTFEPGVWRDLKYDAVQKISYAGILECYEQGNELLGNYPAQLVSVHDPDEYLAAAKDASEQAQRYNGILEAYRALHELKEQGKVKAIGVGSKDWKTIKKITLDIKLDWVMIANSMTIHSHPGELVEFMRELEKQEIIIINSAVFNGGFLTGSAYYNYQLKAPLKDKRFYNWREVFYQLCTDYELKPVEVCVVFGLSAPGVKSVALNTTNAERISQYAAMTTLKIPAAFWEDMIKRGLIDTIFPNF
- a CDS encoding DUF4998 domain-containing protein, encoding MKSMKKYGLLVISAVCCVMLSACSKMDEYKKFSAGKEVLYTGKPDSVTAYSGKKRIKLVWQRTSDPKVSMTRVYWNNRTDSVDVTVSKSVSSTKRDSLMIANLTEGNYNFELVDYDAAGNRSVVSRVSGSAYGDTFEKSLLNRAVQSFGKQFDLAGSTALNWYGSDAQSIGVEVTYQDNAKVSHKVIVKPSDNVTFLANYDATAPISYRTMFLPDSTAIDTFYAAAVQKTVDDPNQIIIKNSGYPFKPGKNGGRWSDIADWVTTDSEKNHGGVGGLDNLNTSTENYMSFEFWGTPQIINGKIYQTGLLSPGSYRLVVSISNINNNLENSFLSIAKGGFIPDVADISSSLANIKLTNGSMNNKDLTLSFSLTQQELVSLGVVCTMQFVNESSLRIKQFRLYKDK
- a CDS encoding glycoside hydrolase family 95 protein, with protein sequence MNQGLKATLLSVVLPLCMQLTALNASAQNNTLWYKQPAKTWTEALPIGNGRLGAMIFGGVNDELLQLNESTLWSGGPVKQNVNPEAFQYLAQVRDALFKGDYQNARELTKKMQGLYSESFLPMADLHIKQSYNGANAGSYYRDLNIGNAVATTKYTVGGVNYKREIFASAPDKVIVIRFTADKPKQLNLKINTSSQLRFQKEVLNNNVLQLSGKAPAHVEPSYVDSKNPIVYAEDDKCRGMRYEVLAKAVSGDGKITADTSGITVKGASSLTLYVSAATSFKAYNQCPDGDEKVAEKNLDKAAAKPYAQLLAAHLADYHHYFNRVNLKLNDNKDSHAELPTDERLALYNKNQGADPGIEALYFQYGRYLLISSSRTPGVPANLQGIWNKELRAPWSSNYTSNINVQMNYWMAEDCNLSEMHQPLFDLIKGLSETGTEVAKDFYHAKGWVTHHNTDLWALANPVGDLGHGDPAWANWPMGGDWLTRHLWEHYLYTGDKQFLKNTAYPLMKGAAEFTFDWLVPDGQGHLVTAPSMSPENDFIYAPGKTSNVSVSTTMDMGIIRDLFDNLIAASKVLGVDAAFRDTLIAKKAKLIPYQIGSKGQLQEWYKDQESSDPHHRHVSHLYSVYPANEISIATNPELAAAAKRTLELRGDESTGWSLAWKVNLWARLQDGNHAYKLYRDLLRLTGESGYNYSEGGGLYPNMFDAHPPFQIDGNFGGTSGLAEMLLQSQNGDVQLLPALPDAWANGEVKGLVARGAFVVNMKWAAGRVVNAEILSKTGGTCHIISKSKLTVKGLNTSAVKTKDGYELVINTQKGKLYQLVSSL